Proteins encoded together in one Marinobacter sp. Arc7-DN-1 window:
- a CDS encoding TRAP transporter small permease, protein MYRYLDNLGYGLAFGSQVAGALTALVMIVSLLLGVFFRYVLGDSLAWSDEIASLAFTWTVFLFASALVREGGHVRVTLLVDALPPTISELVERGIMLLILGFGVLMLWTGWNFAEFTSGQVSPAVRYPVWIRNAAVPTSGLLISFHAVVLILRPAPIRNIAEPGNG, encoded by the coding sequence ATGTACCGTTACCTAGATAATTTGGGGTATGGTCTGGCCTTTGGGTCCCAGGTAGCCGGGGCTTTGACCGCCCTGGTGATGATTGTAAGTCTCCTGCTTGGTGTTTTTTTCCGATATGTGCTTGGGGACTCCCTTGCATGGAGCGATGAAATCGCATCGCTGGCATTCACCTGGACCGTATTCCTTTTTGCCAGTGCACTGGTCAGGGAGGGCGGTCACGTGCGGGTCACCTTGCTGGTGGACGCACTCCCTCCGACTATCTCCGAACTGGTGGAAAGAGGCATCATGCTTCTTATTCTTGGGTTTGGCGTGTTGATGCTCTGGACGGGATGGAATTTCGCTGAATTCACTTCCGGTCAGGTGTCTCCTGCCGTCAGGTATCCCGTCTGGATCAGAAATGCTGCAGTACCAACCAGCGGCCTCCTGATCAGCTTTCACGCTGTGGTTCTTATACTTCGTCCCGCGCCCATCCGCAACATAGCGGAGCCTGGAAATGGGTGA
- a CDS encoding TRAP transporter substrate-binding protein, which yields MGPPQDPYAIAAHYFAEELESAAPGEFKVSFFPNHQLGNDTAMLQAMQFGTMGAGVITGTQVGTLESAFQLNDLPFLYATNQQAHKVLDGEVGQKLLSLLDAKGIVGLGFPEAGFRHTINNKRPIRTPADFNGVKLRVQPSDLFISSFRAIGANPVPMAWSDVFTAVQQGTVDGLEIPLPVIFANKYPEVTDYLSLTSHTYNALALLMSKQTFDKLSAENQEIVRQAAKRAIKRQRKTVAANNDQVLEQIQAAGMTVNEVDDVEAFRSKVSGVYDEYRSKIGEDILAKALEQVAE from the coding sequence TTGGGTCCACCTCAAGATCCATATGCTATCGCTGCCCATTACTTTGCCGAGGAGCTTGAGTCTGCGGCACCCGGGGAATTCAAGGTATCGTTTTTCCCAAACCATCAGCTTGGCAATGACACAGCAATGTTACAGGCAATGCAATTCGGAACGATGGGTGCTGGCGTCATTACCGGGACTCAGGTAGGCACATTGGAGTCTGCATTTCAGCTCAATGACCTTCCGTTCCTCTACGCTACTAACCAGCAGGCGCACAAGGTTCTTGATGGAGAGGTTGGCCAGAAATTGCTATCCCTGCTTGATGCCAAAGGCATTGTGGGACTTGGGTTTCCTGAGGCAGGCTTCCGACATACCATTAACAACAAACGCCCAATCCGGACCCCGGCCGACTTTAATGGAGTGAAGCTCCGGGTCCAACCCAGCGACCTATTCATTTCCAGCTTTCGCGCCATTGGCGCAAATCCGGTGCCAATGGCTTGGAGCGATGTGTTCACTGCAGTTCAGCAGGGTACTGTCGATGGTCTCGAAATCCCACTTCCTGTGATATTTGCAAATAAATACCCGGAGGTGACCGACTATCTCTCATTGACAAGCCATACCTACAATGCGTTGGCTTTACTCATGTCCAAACAAACTTTCGATAAGCTTTCGGCTGAAAACCAGGAAATAGTTCGCCAGGCTGCCAAGCGAGCGATCAAACGCCAGCGTAAGACTGTCGCGGCCAATAACGACCAGGTTCTCGAACAAATCCAGGCAGCAGGAATGACTGTCAATGAGGTCGATGACGTCGAGGCATTCAGGAGCAAAGTATCGGGCGTGTACGATGAATACCGCAGCAAAATTGGTGAGGATATCCTTGCCAAGGCACTTGAGCAGGTTGCCGAGTAG